A genomic stretch from Flavobacterium lindanitolerans includes:
- a CDS encoding LytR/AlgR family response regulator transcription factor produces MKIKCLVVDDEPLAIRLIEKHIAKIDNLEVVATCNTALKAFEILNLQKIDLMFLDIKMPNITGIEFLKNLKNPPKTILTTAYRDYALEGYDLGVVDYLLKPITFERFFKAVDKFLSTNTANIEVKTKESVPDEFILVKSGIKNYKINTNDIIYIESLKDYIKINMTGDKNITSKYKIGDIQQELNQDNFLRIHRSFIINTSKITAFTLNEIEVGGIEIPIGASYKDDVLLYLETLKNSK; encoded by the coding sequence ATGAAGATTAAATGTCTGGTAGTTGATGACGAACCGCTGGCAATTCGGTTAATCGAAAAGCATATCGCAAAAATAGACAATTTAGAAGTTGTTGCCACCTGTAATACGGCATTGAAAGCCTTTGAGATATTAAATTTGCAAAAGATTGATTTGATGTTTCTGGATATAAAAATGCCTAACATTACGGGAATAGAATTTTTAAAAAATCTAAAAAATCCGCCCAAAACCATACTAACCACCGCTTACCGGGATTATGCCCTCGAAGGCTATGATTTGGGAGTTGTGGATTATTTGCTAAAGCCAATTACTTTTGAGCGTTTTTTCAAAGCTGTTGACAAATTTTTAAGCACAAATACTGCTAACATTGAAGTAAAAACCAAAGAATCTGTTCCGGATGAATTTATTTTGGTGAAATCGGGAATTAAAAACTATAAAATTAATACCAACGATATTATCTATATTGAAAGCCTGAAGGATTATATAAAAATCAATATGACGGGCGATAAGAATATTACCTCAAAATATAAAATAGGAGACATTCAGCAGGAATTAAATCAGGATAATTTTTTGCGAATTCATCGCTCCTTTATTATAAATACTTCAAAAATTACTGCCTTTACATTAAATGAAATTGAAGTTGGCGGTATTGAAATTCCTATTGGAGCCAGTTATAAAGACGATGTTTTATTGTATTTGGAAACACTAAAGAATTCAAAATAA
- a CDS encoding sensor histidine kinase: MDNFKKISEYVRTHRLAQHLLFWFIIVITYIPVGLLDESHDPLGVILLFNFCIHIPQMLAAYFLAYYLLPKFILKKKYFLSVILFLLSFYLFSALARILTVHVGEELVRTRPFEQESVYEILTDIHSLVAKYFPAVFSISFQFLFVKYFVNNEQKKNEARQLEQKKTESELKMLKAQLNPHFLFNTLNNIYSLSLDNSPKTASAIGKLSDILDHVLYKCNGQFVSLSNEIELIKNYIELEKLRYDDRLEITFDTAIENNIEIPPLLLLSLVENAFKHGAGEDSGSPKIGISITQKGNHFSFEISNTVSSDYVSKDREKIGLNNIKKQLDLIYAGNYSLDIKQASNLFSVVLQINQNNSI, translated from the coding sequence ATGGATAATTTTAAAAAAATATCGGAATATGTCCGGACTCACAGATTAGCACAGCATCTCCTATTCTGGTTTATTATAGTAATAACCTACATTCCGGTGGGTTTGTTAGATGAGAGTCACGATCCGCTGGGAGTAATTTTGTTATTCAATTTTTGCATTCATATTCCGCAAATGCTGGCAGCTTATTTTCTTGCGTATTATTTGCTTCCAAAATTTATATTGAAAAAGAAATATTTCCTGTCCGTAATTTTATTTCTGCTTTCGTTTTATTTATTTTCTGCCCTTGCCAGAATTTTGACAGTTCATGTAGGAGAGGAACTGGTCAGAACACGACCTTTTGAACAGGAATCAGTTTATGAAATTCTTACAGACATCCATTCGTTGGTGGCTAAATATTTTCCTGCCGTTTTTTCAATCTCCTTTCAGTTTTTATTTGTGAAATATTTTGTCAATAACGAGCAGAAAAAAAACGAGGCAAGGCAATTAGAGCAAAAAAAAACAGAATCGGAACTAAAAATGCTGAAGGCACAATTGAACCCGCACTTTCTGTTTAATACGCTGAACAATATTTATTCGCTTTCTTTAGATAATTCCCCTAAGACAGCCAGTGCTATTGGAAAGCTCTCTGATATTCTGGATCATGTTTTGTACAAATGCAATGGTCAATTCGTTTCCTTGTCAAACGAAATAGAACTGATAAAAAACTATATCGAACTGGAGAAATTGAGATATGACGATAGGTTAGAAATTACTTTTGATACTGCTATTGAAAATAATATTGAAATACCGCCATTGTTGCTTTTGTCATTGGTGGAAAATGCCTTTAAACATGGTGCGGGAGAAGATAGTGGTTCTCCAAAAATAGGGATTTCTATTACTCAAAAAGGGAATCATTTTTCATTTGAAATTTCAAACACGGTTTCAAGCGATTATGTAAGCAAGGACAGAGAAAAAATAGGGTTGAACAACATAAAGAAACAACTTGACCTGATCTATGCCGGTAATTATTCATTGGATATAAAACAGGCTTCAAATTTGTTTTCAGTAGTTTTACAAATCAATCAAAATAATAGCATATGA
- a CDS encoding ankyrin repeat domain-containing protein, producing MKKTTFLLFLFFLSTTVFSQKDIFNVARTGTVDEVKTLMKHSPDCINDLSPEGYSPLILACYRGNTSVADFLIQHVKDINAVSGMGTALMAASVKGNVAIVKKLLEKKANPNIPDSNGTTALIYASIFKNYEIAAFLIKAEADPYAKDNRGNSALDYAILSNDDKLIQILKTK from the coding sequence ATGAAAAAAACTACTTTTCTTCTTTTTCTTTTCTTTTTATCCACAACTGTCTTTTCCCAGAAAGATATTTTCAATGTGGCCCGAACCGGAACAGTTGATGAGGTAAAGACATTGATGAAACATAGCCCTGATTGTATAAATGACTTATCGCCCGAAGGCTATTCCCCGTTAATTTTGGCCTGTTACAGAGGCAATACGTCGGTTGCAGATTTTTTGATACAACACGTCAAAGATATTAATGCTGTTAGCGGTATGGGTACAGCCCTGATGGCGGCTTCCGTAAAAGGAAATGTAGCAATAGTAAAAAAGCTGCTTGAAAAAAAAGCAAATCCGAATATCCCGGATTCTAACGGAACTACAGCCTTGATATACGCTTCGATTTTTAAGAACTATGAAATTGCCGCTTTCCTGATAAAAGCGGAAGCAGACCCGTATGCTAAGGACAACAGAGGAAACTCCGCACTTGATTATGCTATACTGTCTAATGATGACAAGCTGATACAAATCCTAAAAACAAAATAA
- a CDS encoding DUF6526 family protein: MKTQSYSNHIRYYAPHHFVLYPLLLILLGTAIYFIFSREAERAIWIFISIGLFLISWLAFMLRQHYALTLQDRIVRLELRYRYFALTGERLELFENQLSQSQLFALRFAPDDELPGLLKRALQENLSGDAIKKSIINWKPDYHRV; this comes from the coding sequence ATGAAAACGCAAAGCTATTCCAATCATATCCGTTACTATGCCCCGCACCATTTCGTTTTGTATCCCCTGCTTCTGATTTTGTTGGGGACAGCGATTTATTTTATTTTTAGCAGAGAAGCAGAAAGGGCAATCTGGATTTTTATCAGTATTGGATTGTTCCTGATTTCCTGGCTGGCTTTTATGCTGCGGCAGCATTATGCCCTTACATTACAAGACAGGATTGTCAGGCTGGAATTGCGCTATCGGTATTTTGCATTGACGGGTGAAAGACTTGAATTGTTCGAAAATCAATTATCCCAAAGTCAGCTGTTTGCGCTCAGATTTGCACCAGATGATGAATTGCCGGGTCTTTTAAAAAGGGCGTTACAGGAAAATCTTTCAGGTGATGCCATCAAAAAAAGCATAATCAACTGGAAGCCTGACTATCACCGGGTATAA
- a CDS encoding T9SS type A sorting domain-containing protein: MRKTTLAFFTTLLSGFALSAQTYSTGTVTLTSGFTATIEVNSSLVTLTLVGPSTDWLGLSFNATSMNDNGSDVVIFDGTAMTDRTFAGIGATPPLDASQNWTVTSNVINAGVRTVTATRARDTGDSNDYTFSTSAQPLNLAWAHRPGSLAMGYHGPGNSGATAANFTLGTENFTAESFKMYPNPAKGFTTLELPDFVSGGEIKVYDNLGRVVRVQAISESQVTINTSDLTTGSYMVVVRTDYGNATKTLIVE; encoded by the coding sequence ATGAGAAAAACTACTTTGGCCTTTTTTACAACACTACTTTCGGGTTTCGCTTTGAGTGCCCAGACTTACAGCACGGGAACCGTGACTTTGACCTCCGGATTTACTGCTACCATAGAAGTAAACAGCAGTTTAGTTACGCTTACTCTTGTAGGGCCGTCTACTGATTGGCTCGGCTTGTCTTTTAATGCTACGTCTATGAATGACAACGGAAGTGATGTAGTGATTTTTGACGGAACCGCTATGACAGACAGAACATTTGCCGGAATAGGAGCTACGCCGCCATTGGATGCCAGTCAAAACTGGACGGTAACTTCAAATGTGATTAATGCCGGTGTAAGGACCGTAACAGCTACACGTGCCCGTGATACCGGCGATTCTAACGATTATACTTTTAGCACTTCGGCACAGCCACTCAATCTGGCTTGGGCACACAGACCGGGAAGTTTGGCAATGGGCTATCATGGTCCTGGAAATAGTGGTGCCACTGCAGCTAATTTTACATTGGGTACAGAAAATTTTACTGCTGAATCGTTTAAGATGTATCCCAATCCTGCCAAAGGTTTTACAACATTGGAGCTTCCTGATTTTGTGTCAGGCGGTGAAATTAAAGTGTATGACAATTTAGGAAGAGTAGTAAGAGTACAGGCAATTTCGGAATCTCAAGTTACAATAAATACCTCAGATTTGACTACAGGATCGTATATGGTGGTTGTGAGGACAGATTATGGAAACGCAACTAAAACCTTGATAGTGGAATAA
- a CDS encoding acyl-CoA thioesterase, producing MNKIYKTPKSSRITISELMLPSHSNFSGKIHGGYILSLMDQIAFACASKFSGTYCVTASVDTVDFLNPIEIGELVTLKASVNYVGNSSMVIGIRVTAENIQTRKVKHCNSSYFTMVAKDDSGKNVSVPRLTLTTAEEVRRFCDSLRRIRSKKEHREQEVLFDHTSLDMLQEIQNMDIKIHL from the coding sequence ATGAACAAGATTTACAAAACCCCAAAATCTTCGCGAATCACGATTTCCGAATTGATGTTACCTTCACATTCCAACTTTAGCGGCAAGATTCATGGCGGCTATATTTTGTCTCTGATGGACCAGATTGCGTTTGCCTGCGCCTCAAAATTTTCCGGAACCTATTGCGTTACCGCTTCCGTAGATACTGTAGATTTTCTTAATCCCATAGAAATTGGCGAACTGGTCACACTAAAAGCTTCTGTTAATTATGTTGGCAACAGTTCGATGGTAATTGGCATTCGTGTTACAGCAGAAAACATACAGACCCGAAAAGTAAAACATTGCAATTCGTCCTACTTCACTATGGTCGCAAAAGATGATTCGGGCAAAAATGTATCCGTACCAAGATTAACGCTTACAACAGCAGAAGAAGTGCGTCGTTTTTGCGATTCCCTCAGGAGAATCCGATCCAAAAAAGAGCACAGGGAACAGGAGGTTTTATTTGACCATACTTCGCTGGATATGCTACAGGAAATTCAAAACATGGACATCAAAATCCATTTATAA
- a CDS encoding FG-GAP-like repeat-containing protein, with the protein MKKKLPLIILAFSAFFAQAQDNCQSALTITAGRYRVDQINGSANTYGICAGNGTAPNSEWYKYTPTTSTSVTVTTDLLVNIGGDTRFHIYRGTCGALTCAGGDDDSGNLGNGYLSAHTFNVTAGTTYYIVFDNKWQSTGFDFVLAEGPYTPEQPEVPGQIVRFNAQSITLIGSYKNCVVDMNGDYLDDIVGISSTNLNILYQNAAGGFTSATVPTTNATFMPSWSVTAGDFDKNGYNDLLFGAGNGVTFLKANSTGTAYTAISGPQSIFSQRSNFVDINNDGHLDAFVCHDVNPNVYYLNDGNGNLIFHQGGMGDYPNGGNYGSIFVDYDNDGDQDLFIAKCRGGNPAASTDELHRNNGNGTFTNVAAEAGLADPDQSWSSAFGDFDNDGYMDVLIGSNAGGTAQKLMRNNKNGTFTNVTAGSGFDTYNNMGREYIARDFNNDGFIDVYGPGGIIMINNGDWTFTKSGGAPPNGSIGDLNNDGFLDVQSENTIYLNQGNDNNWITINLKGVQSNGNGIGARVELYGEWGKQIRDVRSGEGFEFANTLNTHFGIGTATAIEKVIIKWPSGLIDVISNPTKNSRLLVTEGSTLGVTEASSAMFVIYPNPASNQIRIQLNEMKYDITDAKIYDYNGRMVSDVKIKDNTIDIQSLSVGNYMMVLQNSNGEKFSQKFVKK; encoded by the coding sequence ATGAAAAAAAAATTACCCCTAATTATCCTTGCCTTTTCCGCATTTTTTGCTCAGGCACAAGATAATTGTCAATCTGCCCTGACTATTACTGCGGGAAGATACAGAGTTGATCAGATCAACGGAAGTGCCAACACCTATGGTATATGTGCAGGAAATGGAACCGCACCAAATTCTGAATGGTACAAATACACACCAACTACCAGTACTTCTGTGACCGTAACAACAGACCTGTTGGTCAATATTGGTGGTGACACCCGATTTCACATTTACAGAGGCACATGCGGAGCCTTGACTTGCGCCGGTGGAGATGATGATAGTGGAAATTTAGGAAACGGATATTTATCTGCTCACACTTTTAACGTTACGGCCGGAACCACCTATTATATCGTTTTTGATAACAAATGGCAAAGCACCGGTTTTGATTTTGTTCTTGCAGAAGGCCCTTATACTCCGGAACAGCCGGAAGTTCCCGGGCAGATTGTTAGATTTAATGCTCAATCTATTACCCTTATTGGAAGTTATAAAAATTGTGTGGTAGACATGAATGGTGATTATTTAGATGACATTGTTGGTATCAGCAGTACCAATCTCAATATCCTTTACCAAAACGCTGCCGGCGGATTTACTTCTGCAACCGTACCTACTACAAATGCCACTTTTATGCCTTCATGGAGCGTAACAGCTGGTGATTTTGACAAAAATGGTTATAATGACTTATTATTTGGTGCCGGTAATGGTGTGACTTTCCTTAAAGCGAACAGCACAGGAACAGCCTACACTGCAATATCAGGTCCTCAATCTATTTTCAGTCAGCGTTCCAATTTTGTAGACATTAATAATGACGGTCATCTTGATGCTTTTGTCTGCCATGATGTTAACCCTAACGTTTATTACCTCAACGACGGAAACGGAAACCTTATCTTCCACCAGGGAGGTATGGGCGATTATCCAAACGGAGGAAATTACGGTTCAATATTCGTAGATTATGACAACGATGGTGATCAGGACCTTTTCATTGCAAAATGTAGAGGCGGTAACCCGGCAGCAAGTACTGATGAGCTTCACAGAAACAACGGAAACGGAACTTTTACCAATGTAGCCGCTGAAGCCGGATTAGCGGATCCTGATCAATCATGGTCAAGTGCTTTCGGAGATTTTGACAATGATGGCTATATGGATGTCTTAATTGGTTCAAATGCTGGAGGAACAGCACAAAAACTGATGCGTAATAATAAAAATGGTACATTCACTAACGTAACTGCGGGTTCTGGTTTTGACACATACAATAACATGGGAAGAGAATATATTGCCCGTGATTTTAACAACGACGGATTTATTGATGTATATGGTCCGGGTGGTATTATTATGATTAACAATGGTGACTGGACCTTTACAAAATCTGGTGGTGCGCCACCTAATGGTTCCATTGGAGACTTAAATAACGACGGTTTCCTTGACGTACAATCAGAAAATACCATTTACCTCAACCAGGGAAATGACAATAACTGGATTACAATAAACCTTAAAGGTGTTCAAAGCAACGGAAATGGTATTGGAGCCAGGGTAGAACTTTATGGAGAATGGGGCAAACAAATCCGTGATGTTAGAAGTGGCGAAGGTTTTGAATTTGCCAATACCCTAAATACTCATTTTGGAATAGGAACAGCTACAGCTATTGAAAAAGTAATTATAAAATGGCCTTCAGGATTGATAGATGTAATCTCAAATCCAACTAAAAATTCCAGGTTGCTTGTTACTGAAGGTTCAACTTTAGGCGTAACCGAAGCAAGCAGCGCTATGTTTGTAATCTATCCGAATCCGGCATCCAATCAAATCCGAATTCAATTGAACGAAATGAAATATGACATTACCGATGCAAAAATTTATGACTATAACGGAAGAATGGTTTCTGATGTAAAAATCAAAGACAATACTATCGATATCCAGTCATTATCTGTAGGAAACTATATGATGGTTCTACAGAACAGCAACGGTGAAAAATTCTCCCAGAAATTCGTTAAAAAATAA
- a CDS encoding pseudouridine synthase, translating to MSAHKHFLLHKPYGYLSQFIYELKRKKKLLGELYDFPEGTMAIGRLDEDSEGLLLLTTDGLMSELVRSKKVTKEYYAQVDGLITEEAIEQLKKGVEIGFDGIRYVTNPCDAFKIEDPGFEPRSKKIRDERHGPTSWISITLNEGKFRQVRKMTSAVGFPTLRLIRIRVGNVYLDNLKSGEVKEVNQFSL from the coding sequence ATGTCCGCCCACAAGCATTTTTTATTGCATAAGCCTTATGGCTATCTCAGCCAGTTCATCTATGAGTTAAAACGAAAGAAAAAACTGTTGGGAGAACTGTATGATTTTCCGGAAGGCACAATGGCAATTGGCAGGCTGGATGAAGATTCCGAAGGATTACTGCTCTTGACAACAGACGGATTGATGAGTGAATTGGTGAGAAGCAAAAAAGTAACCAAAGAATATTATGCACAGGTTGACGGGTTAATAACAGAAGAAGCCATCGAACAGCTTAAAAAAGGAGTTGAGATAGGTTTTGACGGAATACGATATGTCACCAATCCCTGTGATGCTTTTAAAATAGAGGATCCCGGCTTTGAACCCCGCTCTAAAAAAATAAGAGACGAACGCCACGGCCCTACCAGTTGGATTTCCATTACGTTAAATGAAGGAAAGTTTCGCCAGGTCAGAAAAATGACATCAGCCGTAGGATTTCCAACACTCAGATTGATAAGGATTAGGGTAGGCAATGTGTATCTCGACAATCTAAAGTCGGGAGAAGTCAAAGAAGTCAACCAATTCTCACTATAA
- a CDS encoding T9SS type A sorting domain-containing protein — protein sequence MKKTTLLSGVRQDFTQIKGLFFGAFLLASITAQSQSYCTPEEGDCTDGDEIVNVTFAGINNSSACSEFGYGDYTAGTAASVVAGQSYNISVTIPPHIGTQYVAAWLDFNDDGVFDASEFFTIGTSPAAGSVVTASIAIPVSAPAGNIRMRVKAQYAQAIAPTSSCAEPYLGYGEYEDYAVNVTAGTACTGTPAVGAATSTQTSVCGQTSFVLSASGVTPAAGYSYQWQSSPTGTDQWTNLGAAQNSLSYTRTGQTQATFYRVVITCTGSGLSGTSTAVSVGQNAVDTCYCINTINFNCTDGDVITNVTVGTINNSTTCGNATTGYTNYSGSVTPPVFNIGATIPVSVSVGPSGDGWLYESVGVWIDYNKNGVFDEAEYNYIGTGLNQAVTGSITIPATAVVGNTRMRVVVAASAAESFGHQFACGPVAANNNYGEMEDYTVTIAPSLSTPAFENASVSVYPNPTNGLVNVQFATQTAVDAINVYSVSGQLVYSKQFNTASDSYTVDLQKAATGVYIMKLEGENGTIVKRLVKN from the coding sequence ATGAAAAAAACTACATTACTGTCAGGTGTAAGACAAGACTTTACACAAATCAAAGGTTTATTTTTTGGCGCATTTTTATTGGCGTCAATTACAGCTCAATCACAATCTTATTGTACGCCGGAGGAAGGAGACTGCACCGATGGCGATGAAATTGTAAATGTTACTTTTGCCGGGATTAACAACTCTTCTGCCTGCTCAGAATTTGGATATGGAGATTATACTGCCGGAACAGCAGCTAGCGTTGTTGCAGGACAATCGTATAATATTTCGGTAACAATTCCTCCACACATTGGAACCCAATATGTGGCTGCATGGCTCGATTTTAATGATGATGGTGTTTTTGATGCGTCAGAATTTTTTACAATAGGAACTTCACCGGCTGCAGGCTCTGTGGTGACAGCTTCTATCGCAATTCCGGTTTCGGCTCCGGCAGGAAATATCAGAATGAGAGTTAAGGCACAGTATGCACAAGCAATCGCACCAACAAGTTCTTGTGCTGAACCTTATCTGGGATATGGAGAATATGAGGATTATGCTGTAAATGTTACTGCTGGAACAGCATGTACGGGTACTCCGGCAGTAGGTGCGGCAACTTCTACACAAACTTCTGTATGCGGTCAGACTTCTTTTGTTTTGAGTGCATCTGGTGTCACTCCGGCAGCGGGATATTCTTACCAGTGGCAATCGTCTCCAACAGGAACAGACCAATGGACTAATTTGGGTGCTGCACAAAATTCTCTAAGTTACACCAGAACAGGCCAAACGCAGGCTACTTTCTATAGAGTTGTCATAACTTGTACAGGAAGCGGTTTGAGTGGAACTTCAACAGCAGTTTCTGTAGGACAAAATGCGGTTGATACCTGCTATTGCATAAATACGATCAACTTTAATTGTACAGATGGGGACGTAATTACTAACGTTACTGTTGGAACCATAAATAATAGTACAACTTGTGGCAATGCAACAACAGGATATACCAATTATAGCGGTTCGGTTACACCTCCGGTATTTAATATTGGAGCAACTATCCCGGTTTCTGTTTCTGTAGGACCATCAGGCGATGGCTGGTTATATGAGTCAGTTGGCGTTTGGATTGATTATAACAAAAACGGAGTTTTTGATGAAGCAGAGTATAACTATATTGGTACTGGTTTGAATCAGGCTGTTACCGGTAGCATAACAATTCCTGCAACAGCGGTAGTAGGTAATACCAGAATGAGAGTTGTTGTTGCGGCATCTGCTGCAGAATCTTTCGGACATCAATTTGCTTGCGGGCCTGTAGCGGCTAACAATAATTATGGTGAAATGGAAGATTATACGGTAACTATAGCTCCGTCCCTTTCAACTCCAGCATTTGAAAATGCTTCGGTTTCTGTATATCCAAACCCAACAAACGGATTGGTGAATGTTCAATTTGCTACCCAAACGGCAGTTGATGCAATTAATGTATATTCTGTTTCTGGCCAGTTGGTTTATTCTAAGCAATTTAACACGGCATCAGACAGCTATACTGTTGATTTACAAAAAGCGGCTACCGGTGTTTATATTATGAAACTGGAAGGTGAAAACGGAACAATAGTTAAACGTTTGGTTAAAAATTAG
- the rmuC gene encoding DNA recombination protein RmuC produces MNDTIITIIAFIIALAIGLFIGKALFSANAKSEKASLEERVNGLMSQMEQLRQQHQHEIRNTENQLQQTAMERENLRAEKEALAIQLSKKEVDFENLWERNKEQKQEVEQLQEKFTKEFENLANKILEEKSSKFTEQNKENLKNILSPLQDKIQLFEKKVEDTHKESIDYHAALRQQILGLREMNEQMSKETLNLTKALKGDSKMQGNWGELILERVLEKSGLEKGREYEVQQSFITEDGTRVFPDVVINLPDGKKMVVDSKVSLISYEKYINEEDDILKASFLKEHLNSIRRHVEQLGAKNYHDLYQIESPDFVLLFIPMEPAFAIALNEDATLYNKAFEKNIVIVTPSTLLATLRTIDSMWTNQKQQENAFEIARQAGALYDKFEGFVSDLVKIGKKMDEAKTEYQGAMNKLFDGKGNLINSVERLKKMGAKAKKSLPENILRRAETDETEN; encoded by the coding sequence ATGAACGATACAATCATCACTATCATTGCTTTCATAATTGCCTTAGCCATAGGTCTTTTTATTGGAAAAGCATTGTTTTCAGCCAACGCAAAATCAGAAAAAGCAAGCCTTGAAGAAAGGGTAAACGGACTGATGTCACAGATGGAACAATTAAGACAACAGCATCAGCACGAAATCAGAAATACAGAAAATCAATTGCAGCAAACTGCAATGGAAAGAGAAAACCTCCGTGCTGAGAAAGAAGCCCTCGCTATTCAGCTTTCTAAAAAAGAAGTTGATTTCGAAAACTTATGGGAGCGAAACAAGGAACAAAAACAGGAGGTAGAGCAATTACAGGAAAAATTCACAAAGGAGTTTGAAAACCTTGCCAACAAAATACTGGAAGAGAAATCTTCAAAATTCACAGAACAAAATAAGGAGAACTTAAAAAACATTCTCTCCCCTCTTCAGGACAAAATCCAGCTTTTTGAGAAAAAAGTAGAAGATACACATAAAGAAAGCATTGACTATCATGCCGCACTTCGTCAGCAAATATTGGGTCTTCGTGAAATGAACGAACAGATGAGCAAGGAAACACTCAACCTTACAAAAGCCTTAAAAGGTGACAGCAAAATGCAAGGAAACTGGGGCGAGCTGATTCTGGAAAGAGTACTTGAAAAATCAGGTCTTGAAAAAGGGAGAGAATATGAAGTACAGCAAAGTTTTATAACCGAAGACGGAACACGTGTTTTTCCTGACGTTGTAATCAATCTTCCCGACGGAAAGAAAATGGTTGTGGATTCGAAAGTATCACTGATTTCCTATGAAAAATACATCAATGAGGAAGATGATATCCTGAAAGCTTCTTTTTTAAAAGAGCATCTAAATTCCATAAGGAGACACGTAGAGCAACTGGGCGCTAAAAATTACCACGACCTTTACCAAATAGAAAGCCCGGATTTTGTCCTGCTCTTTATCCCTATGGAACCCGCATTTGCCATAGCCCTAAACGAGGATGCCACGTTATACAACAAAGCTTTCGAGAAAAACATCGTGATTGTAACGCCTTCTACCCTTTTGGCAACCTTACGCACTATTGATAGCATGTGGACGAACCAGAAGCAACAGGAAAACGCTTTTGAAATAGCCCGACAAGCCGGAGCTCTCTATGACAAATTTGAAGGATTTGTGAGCGATCTGGTAAAGATTGGCAAAAAAATGGACGAAGCAAAAACAGAATATCAGGGTGCAATGAACAAACTTTTTGACGGAAAGGGCAACCTTATCAACAGCGTAGAACGATTGAAAAAAATGGGAGCCAAAGCCAAAAAATCACTTCCTGAAAATATATTGAGAAGAGCAGAAACTGACGAAACTGAAAATTAA
- a CDS encoding YceI family protein yields MNFTTHWFIDPDHSNIEFRIRHLLISHISGAFKIFNGKMTTKNDDFETAEIALSIDVYSFDTNNIERDEHIKSKDFLDADQFPEINFSSTSLKKIEGDHYKLTGNITIKSVTREIVLDAVFGGQAKDGFGKMKAGFEISGKLDRKDFGILADDVTESGHLIIGEELKIHANIEFDKEED; encoded by the coding sequence ATGAATTTTACTACACACTGGTTTATTGATCCCGATCATTCCAACATAGAATTTCGAATCAGACATTTGCTGATTTCGCATATTTCAGGAGCTTTCAAGATTTTTAATGGAAAGATGACAACGAAAAATGATGATTTCGAAACGGCTGAAATAGCGCTGTCTATTGATGTTTATAGTTTTGATACGAACAACATCGAAAGAGATGAACATATCAAGTCAAAAGATTTTTTAGACGCCGACCAGTTTCCTGAAATTAATTTTAGCTCAACAAGCCTCAAAAAAATAGAAGGTGACCATTATAAGCTTACAGGAAACATAACCATTAAATCTGTAACCAGAGAAATTGTCCTGGATGCTGTTTTTGGCGGACAGGCAAAAGATGGTTTTGGTAAAATGAAAGCCGGATTTGAAATCAGTGGAAAGCTTGACAGAAAAGATTTCGGGATTTTGGCCGATGATGTGACTGAAAGCGGACATTTGATAATAGGCGAGGAATTAAAAATCCATGCCAATATTGAATTTGACAAAGAAGAAGATTAA